A single Candidatus Dormiibacterota bacterium DNA region contains:
- a CDS encoding MOSC domain-containing protein encodes MTGRLVSVNVGTVAPLTAGRRTVESGIVKAPVTGRVRAEGVNLAGDRQADLSVHGGADKAVYAYAIEDHRWWGEGLGRALGPGTFGENLTVSGLEVSGAVVGERWEVGSALLEVAQPRLPCYKLGMRMGDPVFVARFAAANRPGAYLRIVEPGDLGAGDAVRVLDRPAHGVTVAEVSRALLGERAVWAHVLGAAALPAGLRDHLLERLQAAEAQSSS; translated from the coding sequence ATGACCGGCCGGCTGGTCTCGGTGAACGTCGGGACGGTGGCGCCGCTCACCGCCGGGCGCCGCACCGTGGAGAGCGGGATCGTGAAGGCGCCGGTCACCGGCCGGGTGCGCGCCGAGGGCGTCAACCTCGCCGGCGACCGCCAGGCCGACCTCAGCGTCCACGGCGGCGCCGACAAGGCGGTCTACGCCTACGCGATCGAGGACCACCGCTGGTGGGGCGAGGGCCTCGGCAGGGCCCTGGGGCCGGGCACCTTCGGCGAGAACCTCACCGTGAGCGGCCTGGAGGTGAGCGGCGCGGTGGTCGGCGAGCGCTGGGAGGTGGGCTCGGCCCTGCTCGAGGTCGCCCAGCCCCGCCTCCCCTGCTACAAGCTCGGCATGCGGATGGGCGACCCCGTCTTCGTCGCCCGGTTCGCCGCCGCCAACCGCCCCGGCGCCTACCTGCGCATCGTCGAGCCCGGCGATCTCGGCGCCGGCGACGCCGTCCGGGTCCTCGACCGGCCCGCCCACGGCGTCACCGTGGCCGAGGTCTCGCGGGCGCTGCTCGGCGAGCGCGCGGTGTGGGCGCACGTGCTCGGCGCCGCCGCTTTGCCCGCTGGACTGCGCGACCACCTGCTCGAGCGCCTCCAGGCCGCCGAGGCTCAGAGCAGCTCGTAG
- a CDS encoding TMEM175 family protein codes for MDRGRVEAFSDGVFAIAITLLVLTIGQPQRFDDLGAELLRQWPAHAAYVVSFSVIGIMWFNHHAVLSRLARIDRTLVYLNLLLLMTIVFLPYPTGILGEALRRGEGTRVAAVAYSIVMLVNALAWGALWLYASGGRRLLDDSFPEEQRRLTTVLFVAGAGVYLVAAGIALLNAYACLAFHGAVALYYAVDPISWGLRLRRERG; via the coding sequence ATGGACAGGGGACGGGTCGAGGCCTTCAGCGACGGGGTCTTCGCGATCGCCATCACCCTGCTGGTGCTCACCATCGGCCAGCCCCAGCGCTTCGACGACCTCGGCGCCGAGCTGCTCAGGCAGTGGCCCGCCCACGCCGCCTACGTGGTGAGCTTCAGCGTGATCGGGATCATGTGGTTCAACCACCACGCCGTCCTCAGCCGGCTCGCCCGGATCGACCGAACCCTCGTCTACCTGAACCTGCTCCTGCTCATGACCATCGTCTTCCTCCCCTACCCCACCGGGATCCTCGGCGAGGCGCTGCGGCGCGGCGAGGGCACCCGGGTCGCCGCCGTCGCCTACAGCATCGTGATGCTCGTCAACGCCCTCGCCTGGGGAGCGCTCTGGCTCTACGCCTCCGGGGGCCGCCGGCTGCTCGACGACTCGTTTCCCGAGGAGCAGCGCAGGCTCACCACGGTGCTCTTCGTGGCCGGGGCGGGGGTGTACCTCGTGGCCGCCGGCATCGCCCTGCTCAACGCCTACGCCTGCCTCGCGTTCCACGGAGCGGTCGCCCTCTACTACGCGGTCGACCCGATCTCCTGGGGCCTCCGCCTCCGCCGCGAGCGGGGCTGA
- a CDS encoding DUF5612 domain-containing protein — MDTRSLLIRADDQPGVLHRITGEILEAGGNIVTVETREATRGVFSLYLELEKCDVDGLAGRLLALPFVVECSEPRPFGLIFGARVIVIGGGAQVAAVASGAVQEADRHNIRGERISVDTIPLVGEENIAEAVRAVARLPRVRALVLAGSLMGGDIADAVTEVQRTGIPVITLSQIGSVVEVCDLVVSDPLQAGVLAVMAVASTARFDLARVRGRRL, encoded by the coding sequence ATGGACACCCGCAGCCTGCTGATCCGCGCCGACGACCAGCCCGGCGTGCTCCACCGCATCACCGGCGAGATCCTCGAGGCCGGGGGCAACATCGTCACCGTCGAGACCCGCGAGGCCACCCGGGGCGTCTTCAGCCTCTACCTCGAGCTCGAGAAGTGCGACGTCGACGGGCTCGCCGGCCGGCTGCTGGCGCTGCCCTTCGTGGTCGAGTGCAGCGAGCCCCGCCCCTTCGGCCTCATCTTCGGCGCCCGGGTGATCGTCATCGGCGGCGGCGCCCAGGTGGCGGCGGTGGCCAGCGGGGCGGTGCAGGAGGCCGACCGCCACAACATCCGGGGCGAGCGGATCAGCGTCGACACCATCCCGCTGGTGGGCGAGGAGAACATCGCCGAGGCGGTGCGCGCCGTCGCCCGCCTGCCCCGGGTGCGGGCCCTGGTGCTCGCCGGGTCGCTGATGGGCGGGGACATCGCCGACGCGGTCACCGAGGTGCAGCGGACCGGCATCCCGGTGATCACGCTCAGCCAGATCGGCTCGGTGGTCGAGGTGTGCGACCTCGTGGTCTCCGACCCGCTGCAGGCCGGGGTGCTCGCCGTCATGGCGGTCGCCAGCACGGCGCGCTTCGACCTGGCGCGGGTTCGTGGGAGGCGCCTCTGA
- a CDS encoding rhodanese-like domain-containing protein: MSAVDVLLAEARAGLVRLDPVAASAAVDDGALLVDIRPEAQRRAEGEVPGALLIERNVLEWRMDPTSPSCLPEIVGHQHPIVVLCSEGYASSFAAATLRRLGLEHATDVAGGFHAWRRAGLPTVGGREVIAR, from the coding sequence ATGTCCGCCGTCGACGTTCTGCTCGCCGAGGCCCGCGCCGGCCTGGTGCGCCTCGACCCCGTGGCCGCGTCCGCGGCCGTCGACGACGGGGCGCTCCTCGTCGACATCCGCCCCGAGGCGCAGCGGCGCGCCGAGGGAGAGGTCCCCGGGGCGCTGCTGATCGAGCGCAACGTGCTGGAGTGGCGGATGGACCCCACCTCGCCGTCCTGCCTGCCCGAGATCGTCGGTCACCAGCACCCGATCGTCGTGCTCTGCTCCGAGGGCTACGCGTCGAGCTTCGCCGCGGCGACGCTGCGCAGGCTCGGGCTCGAGCACGCCACCGACGTCGCCGGGGGCTTCCACGCCTGGCGGCGCGCCGGCCTTCCCACCGTCGGTGGCAGAGAGGTCATCGCTCGCTAA
- a CDS encoding inositol monophosphatase family protein — MAADIATALAGLAGTEEGRVPLDVGAGGDRTAVVDRRAEDVVIAHCEALAAAGVRFLLRSEELGDRAYGATQPVLLVDPVDGSLNAMHGIPYYCTSLCLVDGETVADAAVAVVRSLAVPRVYAAVRGEGATRDGVPLRPLAVGLDDRGRIPMLLIEGMNSVRKVSSLTPLLAATRRLRLLGSAALSLCQVATGSASALVAPSGMRPYDCAAALLLLRESAAVVTDIDGGSLDDRVLDFSARLPIVASLSPEVHVRTLRLLSEGGMR; from the coding sequence ATGGCGGCCGACATCGCCACCGCCCTCGCCGGCCTGGCGGGCACCGAGGAGGGGAGGGTGCCGCTCGACGTCGGCGCCGGCGGCGACCGCACCGCGGTGGTCGACCGCCGCGCCGAGGACGTGGTCATCGCCCACTGCGAGGCGCTCGCCGCCGCCGGGGTGCGCTTCCTGCTGCGCAGCGAGGAGCTCGGCGACCGCGCCTACGGGGCCACCCAGCCGGTGCTGCTCGTCGACCCCGTCGACGGCAGCCTCAACGCCATGCACGGCATCCCGTACTACTGCACCTCGCTCTGCCTGGTCGACGGCGAGACCGTCGCCGATGCCGCGGTCGCGGTGGTGCGCAGCCTCGCCGTCCCCCGGGTCTACGCCGCGGTCCGCGGCGAGGGGGCGACCCGCGACGGGGTGCCGCTGCGGCCGCTCGCCGTCGGTCTCGACGACCGCGGCCGGATCCCGATGCTGCTCATCGAGGGGATGAACTCGGTGCGCAAGGTGAGCAGCCTCACCCCGCTGCTCGCCGCCACCCGCCGGCTGCGCCTGCTCGGCTCGGCGGCGCTCAGCCTCTGCCAGGTGGCCACCGGCTCGGCCTCGGCGCTGGTGGCGCCGTCGGGGATGCGCCCCTACGACTGCGCCGCAGCCCTGCTCCTGCTGCGAGAATCCGCGGCCGTGGTCACCGACATCGACGGCGGCTCGCTCGACGACCGGGTCCTCGACTTCTCCGCGCGGCTGCCGATCGTCGCCTCGCTCAGCCCCGAGGTCCATGTGCGCACCCTGCGGCTGCTCTCCGAGGGGGGGATGCGGTGA
- a CDS encoding AMP-binding protein, with product MHVGWAFESAALRHPEHPAVVAGDRVLGYAEWHRRAARLAGWMREAGAVPGARVALAMRNSEALATAYLATQLAGATAVPLSFRLGASELGHCLADSEAMLLLHDGSVEAALAAVEGLPPRLHVRDLEAVIAGAPVVEPPGNDDRAASVILYTAGTTGRPKGVPRSHRAEWAASLAHVVQCGYAAGERTLGAMPMNHTMGIRSLLSMIAVNGLYVPVASVSDGAVPALLAEHRVTALYLVPTAYHLLLDRLDGPLPDCRKLAYAGAPMTPGLVRRCTEVFDPDVLVNHYGSTEIYTFTVSPRQREKPGCAGRAGLHTRIRLVEASRERRVPPDEVVAGRPGEVIAAIDGDEAFAGYLNRPEATANAVREGWYYTGDIGRLDEDGDLWVEGRVDEMIISGGENIYPLEVEDVLAAHPEVAEVVVCGLPDDRWGQLVAAFVVPRPGAGLTAEALERHARGHAALAAHKRPRRTLLVRAIPKSPVGKVLRRELLAGNYELL from the coding sequence ATGCACGTCGGATGGGCGTTCGAGTCGGCCGCGCTCCGGCATCCCGAGCACCCCGCCGTCGTCGCCGGCGACCGCGTCCTCGGATACGCGGAGTGGCACCGCCGGGCGGCCCGGCTGGCGGGCTGGATGCGGGAGGCGGGTGCGGTGCCGGGCGCGCGGGTGGCGCTCGCGATGCGCAACTCCGAGGCGCTGGCCACCGCCTATCTGGCGACCCAGCTGGCGGGCGCCACCGCGGTGCCGCTGAGCTTCCGGCTGGGAGCGTCCGAGCTGGGCCACTGCCTCGCCGACTCCGAGGCGATGCTGCTGCTCCACGACGGCAGCGTCGAGGCCGCCCTCGCCGCGGTGGAGGGGCTGCCGCCGCGGCTCCACGTCCGCGACCTCGAGGCGGTGATCGCGGGGGCGCCGGTGGTCGAGCCCCCCGGCAACGACGACCGCGCCGCCAGCGTCATCCTCTACACCGCCGGCACCACCGGGCGGCCGAAGGGGGTGCCCCGCTCGCACCGGGCGGAGTGGGCGGCCAGCCTCGCCCACGTGGTCCAGTGCGGCTACGCGGCCGGGGAGCGCACCCTCGGGGCGATGCCGATGAACCACACCATGGGGATCCGCTCGCTGCTCTCGATGATCGCGGTCAACGGCCTCTACGTGCCGGTCGCCTCGGTCTCGGACGGTGCCGTCCCGGCGCTCCTCGCAGAGCACCGGGTCACCGCGCTCTACCTGGTGCCCACCGCCTACCACCTGCTGCTGGACCGGCTGGACGGCCCCCTGCCCGACTGCCGCAAGCTCGCCTACGCGGGGGCGCCGATGACCCCCGGCCTGGTGCGCCGCTGCACCGAGGTGTTCGACCCCGACGTGCTCGTCAACCACTACGGCTCGACCGAGATCTACACGTTCACGGTGTCGCCGCGGCAGCGGGAGAAGCCGGGCTGCGCGGGACGTGCCGGGCTGCACACCCGCATCCGCCTGGTCGAGGCGTCGCGCGAGCGCCGGGTGCCGCCCGACGAGGTGGTGGCGGGCAGGCCCGGCGAGGTGATCGCCGCGATCGATGGCGACGAGGCCTTCGCCGGCTACCTCAACCGTCCCGAGGCGACCGCGAACGCGGTGCGCGAGGGCTGGTACTACACCGGCGACATCGGCCGCCTCGACGAGGACGGCGACCTCTGGGTGGAGGGCCGCGTCGACGAGATGATCATCAGCGGTGGGGAGAACATCTACCCCCTCGAGGTCGAGGACGTCCTCGCCGCCCATCCCGAGGTCGCCGAGGTCGTGGTCTGCGGGCTGCCCGACGACCGCTGGGGGCAGCTGGTGGCCGCCTTCGTGGTGCCGCGTCCGGGAGCGGGGCTCACCGCCGAGGCGCTGGAGCGGCACGCCCGCGGCCATGCCGCGCTCGCCGCCCACAAGCGGCCACGGCGGACGCTGCTGGTGCGCGCCATCCCGAAGAGCCCGGTCGGCAAGGTGCTGCGCCGCGAGCTCCTCGCCGGGAACTACGAGCTGCTCTGA
- the trpS gene encoding tryptophan--tRNA ligase, with protein MTQPRLLTGDRPTGKLHLGHYVGSLENRVRLQHRYECFFIIADLHMLTTKNTREDILESAENARHLVLDSLAAGIEPGRATFYLQSAIPEVTEINTLFQNLVTVPRLERIPSLKDMARAAGKEEMPYGLLGYPVLQAADILCVRAHIVPVGKDNASHVEVTREIARRFNGLYGEVFPIPELMMGDVPTLVGTDGQAKMSKSIGNTIYLSDDAAAVHRKVFSMYTDPARIRADIPGTVEGNPVFIYHDAFNPDRAEVDDLKRRYREGNVTDVEVKERLSEAINAFLAPMRERRAAYEADRGYVETLIVEGTERTREEVATTVREMRDAMGLRTSWNRIRRRAEERRKKSAAS; from the coding sequence GTGACCCAGCCCCGCCTGCTCACCGGCGACCGTCCCACCGGCAAGCTCCACCTGGGCCACTACGTCGGCTCGCTCGAGAACCGGGTCCGGCTGCAGCACCGGTACGAGTGCTTCTTCATCATCGCCGACCTCCACATGCTGACCACGAAGAACACCCGGGAGGACATCCTCGAATCCGCCGAGAACGCGCGGCACCTGGTGCTCGACTCGCTGGCGGCGGGGATCGAGCCGGGGCGCGCCACCTTCTACCTGCAGTCGGCGATCCCCGAGGTCACCGAGATCAACACGCTCTTCCAGAACCTCGTCACCGTGCCGCGGCTGGAGCGCATCCCCAGCCTGAAGGACATGGCCCGCGCCGCCGGCAAGGAGGAGATGCCCTACGGGCTGCTCGGCTACCCGGTGCTGCAGGCCGCGGACATCCTCTGCGTGCGCGCCCACATCGTGCCGGTGGGCAAGGACAACGCCAGCCACGTCGAGGTGACCCGGGAGATCGCCCGCCGCTTCAACGGCCTCTACGGCGAGGTCTTCCCCATCCCCGAGCTGATGATGGGCGACGTGCCCACCCTGGTCGGCACCGACGGCCAGGCCAAGATGAGCAAGTCGATCGGCAACACCATCTACCTCAGCGACGACGCGGCCGCGGTGCACCGGAAGGTGTTCTCGATGTACACCGACCCGGCGCGGATCCGTGCCGACATCCCCGGCACCGTCGAGGGCAATCCCGTCTTCATCTACCACGACGCCTTCAACCCCGACCGCGCCGAGGTCGACGACCTCAAGCGGCGCTACCGGGAGGGAAACGTCACCGACGTCGAGGTGAAGGAGCGTCTCTCCGAGGCGATCAACGCCTTCCTCGCGCCGATGCGCGAGCGCCGCGCCGCGTACGAGGCCGACCGCGGCTACGTCGAGACCCTGATCGTCGAGGGCACGGAGCGCACCCGCGAGGAGGTCGCGACGACCGTCCGCGAGATGCGCGACGCCATGGGCCTCAGAACCAGCTGGAACCGCATCCGGCGCCGCGCCGAGGAGCGCCGCAAGAAGTCCGCCGCGTCGTAG
- the purU gene encoding formyltetrahydrofolate deformylase, with amino-acid sequence MSVATRAAAPTATLLISCPDQRGLVARTAQFVADRNGNLVHAEHHIDPTTGLFLMRIEWELDGFELDRPEIAPAFTPLAEQIHATWHLHFSDEVRRMAIWVSRQDHCLSDLIQRQRGGELRADIALVISNHAELQPLAAAFGIEYVHVPTDGSNRHRHEAVQLSLLQNHGIDLVVLAKYMQILTPEFLVRYPRVINIHHSFLPAFIGANPYLQAIQRGVKIIGATAHYATADLDAGPIIEQDVVRVSHRDSVGDLIRKGRDLERVVLARAVRLHLENRVIVHGNRTSVFD; translated from the coding sequence GTGAGCGTCGCCACCCGCGCCGCGGCGCCCACCGCCACCCTGCTGATCTCCTGCCCCGATCAGCGCGGGCTGGTGGCCCGCACCGCCCAGTTCGTCGCCGACCGCAACGGCAACCTGGTCCACGCCGAGCACCACATCGACCCCACCACCGGCCTCTTCCTGATGCGGATCGAGTGGGAGCTCGACGGCTTCGAGCTCGACCGCCCCGAGATCGCCCCCGCATTCACGCCGCTCGCCGAGCAGATCCACGCCACCTGGCACCTCCACTTCTCCGACGAGGTGCGTCGGATGGCGATCTGGGTCAGCCGCCAGGACCACTGCCTCAGCGACCTCATCCAGCGCCAGCGCGGCGGCGAGCTGCGCGCCGACATCGCCCTGGTGATCTCCAACCACGCGGAGCTGCAGCCGCTCGCCGCCGCCTTCGGCATCGAGTACGTGCACGTGCCCACCGACGGCTCCAACCGGCACCGTCACGAGGCGGTGCAGCTCAGCCTGCTCCAGAATCACGGCATCGACCTGGTGGTTCTCGCCAAGTACATGCAGATCCTCACCCCCGAGTTCCTGGTGCGCTACCCCCGGGTGATCAACATCCACCACTCCTTCCTGCCCGCGTTCATCGGCGCCAATCCCTACCTCCAGGCGATCCAGCGCGGGGTGAAGATCATCGGTGCCACCGCCCACTACGCCACCGCCGACCTCGACGCCGGCCCGATCATCGAGCAGGACGTGGTGCGGGTCAGCCATCGCGACTCGGTCGGCGACCTGATCCGCAAGGGCCGCGACCTCGAGCGGGTGGTGCTCGCCCGCGCCGTCCGCCTCCACCTCGAGAACCGGGTGATCGTCCACGGCAACCGGACCAGCGTCTTCGACTGA
- a CDS encoding cysteine dioxygenase family protein, producing the protein MDIHPALRGAAWARSLPAGGNPVDAETLAAVVSALAERPDLWAELVQHNPRMRWYERVALTDTVEVWLIGWCWGQHTSLHDHGGASGAVAVVGGTLRETVVPAPGWPSRSRLLHTGSLLRVPPTTVHRVGNDHPRAATSIHAYSPPGLEMTTFDQALPVPALAAAA; encoded by the coding sequence ATGGACATCCACCCCGCTCTCCGAGGCGCCGCCTGGGCACGCAGCCTCCCGGCCGGCGGCAACCCCGTCGACGCCGAGACCCTGGCTGCCGTCGTCTCCGCGCTGGCCGAGCGGCCAGATCTCTGGGCGGAGCTGGTCCAGCACAACCCGCGGATGCGCTGGTACGAGCGGGTGGCGCTGACCGACACCGTCGAGGTCTGGCTGATCGGCTGGTGCTGGGGACAGCACACCTCCCTCCATGACCACGGCGGCGCGTCGGGCGCGGTGGCGGTGGTCGGCGGCACCCTCCGCGAGACCGTGGTGCCGGCGCCGGGATGGCCGTCGCGGTCGCGGCTGCTGCACACCGGCTCGCTGCTGCGGGTGCCTCCGACCACGGTGCACCGGGTCGGCAACGACCATCCACGGGCGGCGACGAGCATCCACGCGTACTCGCCTCCCGGGCTGGAGATGACCACCTTCGACCAGGCGCTGCCGGTGCCCGCGCTGGCGGCGGCGGCCTGA
- a CDS encoding amidohydrolase family protein, which yields MIVDAHVHILPDRVRGRLAEICAREPWFGACHARPGAAVASAEDLVEAMAAAGVDRAVCFTWPFTDPALCAEANDYLAAAVRRHPGRLVGFGCVQPADPGAAAEVERCARLGLRGIGELNADAQGWALEDEAALGPVVRASVAAGLPWNLHCSEPVGHEYPGKGTATPDRVAALALRHPDLTVVCAHLGGGLPLYAHMPEVRELCRTSLYFDTAAVPFLYQPSVYRAVVEAVGADRLLFGTDHPLLRAPRYLESLRGLGLGEEATAAVLGGNAVRLLGL from the coding sequence GTGATCGTCGACGCGCACGTCCACATCCTTCCCGACCGGGTGCGAGGCCGGCTCGCCGAGATCTGCGCCCGCGAGCCCTGGTTCGGCGCCTGCCACGCCCGGCCGGGGGCGGCGGTGGCCTCCGCCGAGGACCTGGTCGAGGCCATGGCCGCGGCCGGCGTCGACCGGGCGGTGTGCTTCACCTGGCCCTTCACCGACCCCGCCCTCTGCGCCGAGGCCAACGACTACCTCGCCGCCGCGGTGCGCCGCCACCCCGGCCGCCTGGTGGGCTTCGGCTGCGTCCAGCCCGCCGACCCCGGCGCCGCCGCCGAGGTCGAGCGCTGCGCCCGGCTCGGCCTGCGGGGGATCGGCGAGCTCAACGCCGACGCCCAGGGGTGGGCCCTCGAGGACGAGGCGGCCCTCGGCCCGGTGGTGCGCGCCTCGGTGGCGGCGGGCCTGCCCTGGAACCTGCACTGCAGCGAGCCGGTCGGGCACGAGTACCCGGGCAAGGGCACCGCGACCCCCGACCGGGTCGCCGCCCTGGCGCTGCGCCATCCCGACCTGACCGTGGTCTGCGCCCACCTCGGCGGCGGGCTGCCGCTCTACGCGCACATGCCCGAGGTGCGCGAGCTCTGCCGCACCAGCCTGTACTTCGACACCGCCGCGGTGCCCTTCCTCTACCAGCCCTCGGTCTACCGGGCGGTGGTCGAGGCGGTGGGGGCCGACCGGCTGCTGTTCGGCACCGACCACCCCCTGCTGCGGGCCCCGCGCTACCTCGAGAGCCTGCGCGGCCTCGGCCTGGGGGAGGAGGCGACCGCGGCGGTCCTTGGCGGCAACGCGGTCCGGCTGCTCGGCCTCTGA
- a CDS encoding MerR family transcriptional regulator, which produces MAKQPAPIGREPGGGGETVHTIDELAQATGMTTRNIRAHQSRGLLPPPVVRGRTGYYSDEHAARLRLILRMQADGFNLGAIRRVLDSVPSGTARQVVDFESALRAAWEEEPVETLTAEELARRFGAADVDLVRRAEQIGLLHDLGDGRFEVRSPTLLRCAEQLVVLGVPLGSCIAAAEDVTRHAHGVARRYVRLYLDEVWRPFEEAGRPEADWPRMQDTLERMRPLALDSLAAAFRLVMGAEVDRAYNQVLRRRAAGREEGASGGAGRRRAEPVSG; this is translated from the coding sequence ATGGCCAAACAGCCAGCCCCGATCGGGCGCGAGCCGGGTGGCGGCGGGGAGACCGTCCACACCATCGACGAGCTCGCCCAGGCGACCGGGATGACGACGCGGAACATCCGCGCCCACCAGTCCCGCGGGCTGCTGCCGCCGCCGGTGGTGCGCGGCCGCACCGGCTACTACAGCGACGAGCACGCCGCCCGGCTGCGGCTGATCCTCCGGATGCAGGCCGACGGCTTCAACCTCGGGGCGATCCGCCGGGTGCTCGACTCGGTGCCGTCGGGCACCGCCCGCCAGGTGGTCGACTTCGAGAGCGCGCTCCGCGCCGCCTGGGAGGAGGAGCCGGTCGAGACCCTCACCGCCGAGGAGCTGGCCCGACGCTTCGGCGCCGCCGACGTCGACCTCGTCCGGCGCGCCGAGCAGATCGGCCTGCTCCACGACCTCGGCGACGGCCGCTTCGAGGTGCGCAGCCCGACCCTGCTCCGCTGTGCCGAGCAGCTGGTGGTGCTCGGGGTGCCGCTCGGCTCCTGCATCGCCGCCGCCGAGGACGTGACCCGCCACGCCCACGGGGTGGCCCGCCGCTACGTCCGCCTCTACCTCGACGAGGTCTGGCGGCCGTTCGAGGAGGCGGGGCGTCCCGAGGCGGACTGGCCGCGGATGCAGGACACCCTGGAGCGGATGCGCCCGCTCGCCCTCGACAGCCTCGCTGCCGCCTTCCGGCTGGTGATGGGCGCCGAGGTCGACCGCGCCTACAACCAGGTGCTCCGCCGCCGCGCCGCCGGCCGCGAGGAGGGCGCCTCCGGGGGCGCCGGGCGCCGCCGCGCGGAGCCGGTGTCGGGATGA
- a CDS encoding class F sortase → MTTPVPAPPSALVACGRAAALAAVAAAALTGCGGGGGDAVREQSPPTPQAPPTPPLLARPLVPAGLGLHAGPTPLPLELRLPSLQVSGAMLAVGITTASAMDAPQGPIGDPVWQQAFWYRGGGIPGDVGTATVAGHVDDVRGRPALFAHLGDLHPGDPVVVHDARSGTDVRFAVDRVATYSVQQASQPAVLAGIYGAGPVAGTGPQPAPDGLAHLTLVTCSGDFVHGAYDHRVVVYTRRIA, encoded by the coding sequence ATGACGACACCCGTCCCCGCTCCTCCGAGCGCCCTCGTGGCGTGCGGCCGGGCTGCCGCGCTCGCCGCGGTGGCGGCGGCGGCGCTCACCGGCTGCGGCGGTGGTGGCGGCGATGCGGTTCGCGAGCAGAGCCCGCCGACGCCGCAGGCGCCGCCCACCCCGCCGCTGCTGGCGCGCCCGCTGGTCCCCGCGGGCCTCGGCCTCCACGCCGGGCCCACGCCGCTTCCGCTCGAGCTGCGCCTGCCCTCGCTGCAGGTGAGCGGTGCCATGCTCGCGGTCGGCATCACCACCGCCAGCGCGATGGACGCGCCCCAGGGTCCGATCGGCGATCCGGTGTGGCAGCAGGCGTTCTGGTACCGCGGCGGCGGCATCCCCGGTGACGTCGGCACCGCCACCGTCGCCGGCCACGTCGACGACGTGCGCGGGCGGCCCGCGCTCTTCGCGCACCTGGGAGATCTGCACCCCGGCGACCCGGTCGTGGTCCACGACGCCCGGAGCGGCACCGACGTGCGCTTCGCCGTCGACCGGGTGGCCACCTACTCGGTTCAGCAGGCATCGCAACCGGCGGTTCTCGCCGGGATCTATGGCGCCGGACCCGTCGCAGGGACGGGACCGCAGCCGGCGCCCGACGGACTCGCACACCTCACGCTCGTGACCTGTTCCGGAGACTTCGTCCACGGTGCATACGATCACCGTGTCGTCGTCTACACCCGGCGGATCGCGTGA
- a CDS encoding alpha/beta fold hydrolase has product MAIAPLSSAAPGCQIVRAAGTELNVLSAGHGRRTVVLLHGFGDTHVTWRNVLPELARRHRVISLDLPGFGASTAIAGPLLDGQVAAVEGVLDALGVDGPVSVVGNSMGGAAALRFALAHPQRTERVVAIAPAGLGVGVPIWWRMLSGQLLSLRFMLLALEVMPPSLVESVSRQIFLRLVVHDPARIDSATMRELGRRYRSRRDIEDLYQLGHLLVAELASGTLLQRAEALDVPLLVLWGRHDRMVPMEHGRALADAVAGARLEVLDACGHCPQVERPDLLLPLLEEFLHPLALSDED; this is encoded by the coding sequence ATGGCGATCGCGCCGCTGTCCTCCGCCGCCCCGGGCTGTCAGATCGTCCGAGCCGCCGGCACCGAGCTGAACGTGCTCAGCGCCGGGCATGGCCGCCGCACCGTGGTGCTGCTGCACGGCTTTGGCGACACCCACGTGACCTGGCGCAACGTCCTGCCCGAGCTGGCGCGGCGGCACCGCGTGATCTCCCTCGACCTCCCCGGCTTCGGCGCCTCCACCGCGATCGCCGGACCGCTGCTCGACGGCCAGGTGGCCGCCGTCGAGGGGGTGCTCGACGCCCTCGGCGTCGACGGCCCGGTGTCGGTGGTGGGCAACTCCATGGGCGGTGCGGCGGCGCTCCGCTTCGCCCTCGCCCACCCGCAGCGCACCGAGCGGGTGGTGGCGATCGCCCCCGCCGGGCTCGGCGTCGGGGTGCCGATCTGGTGGCGGATGCTGAGCGGCCAGCTGCTCTCGCTGCGCTTCATGCTGCTCGCCCTCGAGGTGATGCCGCCCTCGCTGGTCGAGTCGGTGTCCCGGCAGATCTTCCTCCGTCTCGTCGTCCACGACCCGGCGCGGATCGACTCCGCCACCATGCGCGAGCTCGGCCGGCGGTACCGCAGCCGCCGCGACATCGAGGACCTCTACCAGCTCGGCCACCTGCTCGTCGCCGAGCTCGCCTCCGGCACGCTGCTGCAGCGGGCCGAGGCGCTCGACGTCCCGCTGCTGGTGCTCTGGGGACGCCACGACCGGATGGTCCCGATGGAGCACGGCCGGGCGCTGGCGGACGCCGTCGCCGGCGCGCGGCTCGAGGTGCTCGACGCCTGCGGCCACTGTCCCCAGGTCGAGCGCCCCGACCTCCTGCTCCCCCTGCTCGAGGAGTTCCTCCACCCGCTGGCCCTGAGCGACGAGGACTGA